In Engraulis encrasicolus isolate BLACKSEA-1 chromosome 15, IST_EnEncr_1.0, whole genome shotgun sequence, the following proteins share a genomic window:
- the LOC134464827 gene encoding uncharacterized protein K02A2.6-like translates to MNGNSRDQSVHAISKKPLKGAWKPHHDRARDGNSVAHRRDDNRDRGKTCGSCGNKQHDRDNCPAKGKQCKICNKWNHFAKVCRSRSRKEVHTVSEARAQHSSDSDSENGLFIDAVTQKSSAHDREQAFASLLVGPKQSTVKFKLDTGATANVIPTRVFDGLGIHDVLQPSTRPLYGYGGEQLVVRGKCNMKCQYKDKHMTLQLHVVDTHAPPVLGLRACLDFGLIELILSVSNQPEQPVMEEFADVFKGIGLFPGECTIHIDPDAVPVVHPPRRVPVALRDRLQKELQSMERQNVITRVTEPTEWVNSMVAAEKPRTGKLRICLDPRDLNKVIKRPHYPLPTLDDITARLTGANYFSVMDAKSGYWAIKLTEESSLLTTFNTVFGRYRFLRLPFGLKSAQDEFQRKVNETYEDLQGVMAIVDDILIYGKTKQEHDDNLRAMLQRSRERGVKLNPEKSIVCATEVSYFGHLITKDGVKPDPAKIAAVREMKPPKDKGELETILGMINYLAKFAPGLASINAPLRHLLKESSEFIWDTQHEAAFQKIKDLITREPGPVLTYFDPDKALTLQVDASKYGLGAVLLQDGKPIGYASKALTECEVNYAQIEKELFAILFGCKRFHQYVYGHHITVESDHKPLESIVRKPLAAAPPRLQRMFLQLQRYDFTIVHKPGKDIPVADTLSRKSLEDQDDSLSEGMDMQVHLLYDNLPVSDEKLKLIQTETDKDPQLRQLKRTIAEGWPEQRRRCPPSIAEFWNHRDELTQIDNIIFKGMSKQIDEMIGKCLICLENRRSNTKEPMLSHKIPERPWQTVASDLFMWNNDHYIITVDYHSRYFELDKLTTTTASAVIHKLKATFSRHGIPETLISDNAPQYKCKEFEDFASAWEFTHTTTSPHYPQSNGLAEKAVQIAKTLMNKAKADKRDPYLSLLEYRNTPVDNLASPAQLLMSRRLRSVIPTTHTQLQPKVISQAQVHSRRVHQQQQQKKYYDRTAKHLPPLHEGQRIRFQEHGHWKPAVVIRPADTDRSYHIRAAEGQEYRRNRRHLLHTKEDHHTHTDEHTLDTAQHTEANPLPTTAETAPACTVYKTRSGRVSKPRNVLDL, encoded by the exons ATGAATGGCAACTCGCGCGACCAGTCAGTTCATGCCATTAGCAAGAAACCGTTGAAGGGAGCTTGGAAACCCCACCATGACAGGGCGCGAGACGGCAACAGTGTAGCACACAGACGTGATGACAACAGAGACCGAGGCAAGACGTGTGGCTCCTGTGGAAATAAACAGCATGATAGAGATAACTGCCCGGCGAAAGGAAAGCAATGTAAGATCTGTAACAAGTGGAACCACTTCGCTAAAGTTTGTCGCTCTAGGAGTAGGAAAGAAGTCCACACAGTGAGTGAAGCCAGAGCGCAACACAGTAGTGATTCAGACAGTGAGAATGGATTGTTTATCGATGCCGTGACACAGAAAAGCAGCGCTCATGACAGAGAACAAGCATTCGCTAGCCTGCTGGTCGGACCAAAACAAAGTACAGTCAAATTCAAACTGGATACCGGTGCTACTGCCAACGTCATTCCCACACGCGTCTTCGATGGCTTGGGAATACACGACGTGCTTCAACCTTCAACACGCCCTCTCTATGGGTACGGTGGTGAACAGCTCGTCGTCAGAGGCAAGTGCAACATGAAGTGTCagtacaaagacaaacacatgacTTTACAGCTGCATGTAgttgacacacacgcaccaccagtGTTAGGCTTAAGAGCATGCCTTGATTTTGGACTGATTGAACTAATCCTATCTGTGTCTAACCAACCCGAACAACCAGTAATGGAGGAGTTTGCAGATGTGTTCAAGGGAATAGGTCTGTTTCCAGGGGAATGCACCATCCACATTGACCCCGACGCTGTGCCTGTAGTCCATCCACCACGGCGCGTCCCTGTGGCACTGAGAGATcgcctacagaaggagctacaGAGCATGGAGAGGCAAAATGTCATCACAAGAGTCACCGAGCCAACCGAATGGGTCAACTCCATGGTAGCAGCAGAAAAACCCCGCACAGGCAAGCTGAGGATATGCCTAGACCCTCGCGACTTGAACAAGGTAATCAAACGTCCACACTACCCATTACCAACACTAGATGACATCACAGCTAGGCTCACTGGAGCAAACTACTTCAGTGTGATGGACGCAAAGTCAGGCTACTGGGCTATTAAGCTCACAGAGGAGTCTTCACTGTTGACCACTTTCAACACAGTGTTTGGGCGCTACAGGTTCCTCCGTCTTCCCTTTGGCCTGAAATCAGCTCAGGATGAATTTCAGAGGAAGGTGAATGAGACCTACGAGGACCTGCAGGGCGTCATGGCAATAGTAGACGACATCCTCATCTATGGAAAGACCAAGCAGGAGCACGACGACAACCTGCGTGCAATGCTGCAACGTTCCAGAGAACGAGGGGTGAAGCTGAACCCAGAGAAGAGCATCGTCTGCGCTACAGAAGTCAGCTACTTTGGTCACCTCATCACCAAAGATGGAGTCAAGCCAGACCCTGCCAAGATCGCCGCTGTGAGAGAAATGAAGCCGCCGAAAGACAAAGGTGAGCTAGAAACCATCCTCGGCATGATAAACTATCTGGCCAAGTTTGCTCCAGGACTTGCGAGCATCAACGCACCACTACGTCACCTGTTGAAAGAGTCCAGTGAGTTCATCTGGGATACGCAGCACGAGGCAGCTTTCCAGAAGATCAAAGACCTCATCACACGCGAACCAGGTCCAGTGTTGACATACTTCGATCCCGACAAAGCACTCACACTGCAAGTCGACGCCAGCAAGTACGGCCTAGGTGCAGTATTACTACAAGACGGCAAACCCATCGGATATGCGTCGAAAGCCCTCACTGAGTGTGAAGTCAACTACGCTCAGATCGAGAAGGAGCTCTTCGCCATACTCTTTGGATGTAAACGCTTTCACCAGTACGTTTATGGTCACCACATCACCGTCGAGAGCGACCACAAGCCTCTTGAGTCGATCGTCCGCAAGCCACTCGCAGCAGCACCACCAAGACTGCAACGCATGTTCCTACAGCTGCAGAGGTACGACTTCACCATCGTCCACAAGCCAGGCAAAGACATTCCTGTAGCAGACACGCTATCCAGAAAGTCATTGGAAGACCAGGATGACAGCCTGAGTGAAGGTATGGACATGCAAGTACACCTGCTTTATGATAACTTACCTGTGAGTGATGAAAAACTTAAGTTAATCCAAACAGAGACTGACAAAGATCCACAGCTCAGACAACTGAAGAGAACAATCGCAGAGGGATGGCCTGAGCAGAGGAGAAGGTGCCCTCCGAGCATCGCTGAGTTCTGGAACCACCGAGACGAGCTCACACAGATTGACAACATCATCTTCAAAG GCATGAGCAAGCAGATAGACGAGATGATCGGGAAGTGCCTCATCTGCCTGGAGAACAGACGCTCCAACACCAAAGAGCCCATGCTGAGTCACAAGATCCCTGAGAGACCGTGGCAAACCGTTGCATCTGATCTGTTCATGTGGAACAACGACCACTACATCATCACAGTGGATTACCACAGCAGATACTTCGAGCTTGACAAGCTAACCACCACCACAGCTTCTGCAGTCATACACAAGCTCAAAGCAACATTTTCCAGACATGGAATACCAGAGACTCTCATATCCGACAACGCCCCGCAGTATAAGTGCAAGGAGTTTGAGGATTTTGCCAGCGCGTGGGAgtttacacacaccaccacaagccCACACTATCCTCAGAGCAATGGCCTCGCTGAGAAAGCAGTGCAAATCGCAAAGACTCTGATGAACAAGGCCAAAGCTGACAAGCGAGATCCCTACTTGAGCCTGCTCGAGTACCGCAACACACCTGTGGACAACCTCGCATCGCCAGCTCAACTGCTCATGAGTCGTCGCCTAAGGTCAGTAATTCCAACCACGCACACTCAACTTCAGCCGAAGGTCATCAGCCAAGCACAAGTCCACAGTCGACGAGTACATCAGCAACAACAGCAGAAGAAGTACTACGACAGAACGGCCAAGCATCTTCCACCACTGCATGAAGGTCAACGCATCCGTTTCCAGGAACACGGACACTGGAAGCCTGCGGTAGTCATCAGACCAGCCGACACAGATCGTTCCTACCACATCCGTGCTGCTGAAGGTCAGGAGTACAGGAGAAACCGGCGACATCTCCTGCACACCAAGGAAGATCATCACACCCACACTGACGAGCATACACtagacactgcacagcacacagaagCCAACCCGTTACCTACCACAGCAGAGACAGCCCCTGCCTGCACTGTCTACAAGACAAGGTCTGGACGAGTCAGCAAGCCCAGAAATGTTTTGGACTTGTGA